GTCAACGGAGTCAACAGAGAACCCCGCAGTTCTCCGTTGACTCCGTTGACTCCGTGTGAGGCTTTTGAATGTCAGCCTTCCGTCGCGGCGCCCGTCTCCACCGGGAGGCGGATGGTGAACGCCGTCCCCGCTTCGCCCGTCTCCACCGTGATCTCGCCGCCGTGCTCCTGGACGATGCGGCGGCAGATGGCGAGGCCCAGCCCCGTCCCCTCGTCCTCGGGCTTGGTGGTGAAGAAGGGGTCGAAGATGTGCGGCAGCGCCGCGGAGGGGATCGGCGGGCCGTCGTTGGCGAAGCGCACCGAGAGCGCGTCGCCGCCCTCCTCCACCGCCACCGACACGTCGAGCCGCGACCCCCGCTCGCGCAGCGCGTGCCCCGCGTTCAGCACCACGTTCAGGAACACCTGCCGCAGCTGGTGCGGGTCGGCGACGACGAGGGGCAGCGCCTCGGGCACGTCGGCCGAGACGCGGATGCGGGAGGCCTCCAGATCCTTGCGGGTGAGCGCCAGCGTACCGCGCACCACCTCGCCCACGTCCACCGGGCGGCGCTCCACCGGCTGGCGCCGCGCGAAGGCCAGCAGATCGGCGGCGATGCGGTGGCAGCGCTCGACCGCGTCCAGGATCTCGCGCAGCTGCCCCGCCGTGGCCTCGTCGCCCGCGCGGCGCAGCAGGAGCTGCGCGTGCGCCGAGATCACCGCCAGCGGGTTGTTCAGGTCGTGCGCCACCCCCCCGGCCAGGAGCCCCAGTGTGGAGAGCCGGTCGCGCTCGCGCAGGTGGTCCTCCATGCGCCGGTGCTCGTCCACCAGCCGCTTGTTGCGCAGGTGCGCCGCGATGCGGGCCCGGAGCTCCGCCCCGCGGAACGGCTTGGCCACGTAGTCGCTGGCTCCCGCGTCGAACGCCGCGTACACGCTCTCGGGGTCGGTCTTGGCGGTGACCATCAGGATCGGCAGGCGCAGCGGGTCCCAGCGGGCGCGCGCCCGGTGGCACACCTCGAGCCCGGAGACGCGCGGGAGCATCCAGTCCAGCAGCAGCAGGTCGGGGGCGCCGTCCTCCTCCAGCATGCGCAGCGCCTCCTCGCCGTCTCCGGCCACGCTCACCTCGTAGCCGAACTGCTGCAGCATCTGCCGCAGCACCCGCGCGGCGGCCGGGTCGTCCTCGGCGATCAGGATGCGCTCGCCGTGCGTCTCGTCCAGGCGCCCGCCGGGGGGCTCGGGCGCGCTCACAGCAGCCTCCCCCCCTCCGCCAGCCGGGCGCGCAGCTCGTCGGCCGAGTGCGCCAGCAGCCCCAGCATCGCCGCGGGGTCCACCGCGCGGCGCTCGGTAGTGAAGAGGCGGAAGGCGCGGGCCGTGTAGTACAGCTCCTCGGCCATGCGCGGCAGGTCGATGAGCCCCGCGCTCCCCTCGTCGGTCAGCCGGTGCACGGAGCCGTCGCGGCGCAGCAGCAGCAGGTCGAGCCCCAGCATCCGCGGCTTCTCCGGGTAGTCGATGAACGCGCCGCCCTCCTCCACCCCCAGCTCCTCGGCCAGCTGGGTCTCCAGCTCGTAGAGCAGCCGCGGGTCGTCGTAGAGCCATTCCTCGGCCGGCAAGCCCTGCATCGCCTCGCCCGAGAGCTCCAGCGCCCGCTTCGGCAGCCGCCGCTCGCGCAGCGCCGGGAGCCACCGCTCGGCGATCCGCCGCGCGGGCGCCTCGCCGCGCCCGCACGCGCGAGCTTCGATCATGGCCAGCAACCGCTCGTCGGAC
The sequence above is a segment of the Longimicrobium sp. genome. Coding sequences within it:
- a CDS encoding response regulator, giving the protein MSAPEPPGGRLDETHGERILIAEDDPAAARVLRQMLQQFGYEVSVAGDGEEALRMLEEDGAPDLLLLDWMLPRVSGLEVCHRARARWDPLRLPILMVTAKTDPESVYAAFDAGASDYVAKPFRGAELRARIAAHLRNKRLVDEHRRMEDHLRERDRLSTLGLLAGGVAHDLNNPLAVISAHAQLLLRRAGDEATAGQLREILDAVERCHRIAADLLAFARRQPVERRPVDVGEVVRGTLALTRKDLEASRIRVSADVPEALPLVVADPHQLRQVFLNVVLNAGHALRERGSRLDVSVAVEEGGDALSVRFANDGPPIPSAALPHIFDPFFTTKPEDEGTGLGLAICRRIVQEHGGEITVETGEAGTAFTIRLPVETGAATEG